The following proteins come from a genomic window of Xiphophorus couchianus chromosome 19, X_couchianus-1.0, whole genome shotgun sequence:
- the LOC114134260 gene encoding GTPase IMAP family member 7-like translates to MSGTKFAGFTSGIDPRERRIILVGKTGVGKSATGNTILGREAFESDLSPSSLTAECHKARGVVNGCNVAVIDTPGLFDTNFTQEDVLKKIKMCISLCAPGPHAFLVVLELGRFTQEEKDTVKMIQDTFGEDAQRYTMVLFTHGDQLKDQTIENFISESLDLRALIDKCQSRYHVFNNEIKDLKQTYLLLDKIEEMVAANGGGYYTNAMFEKAEAAILKEKERILKETEEQQKRELDQLRAKYSETVYRREETKVIMHYHQEARRRAEKSNEFLTAPTIAVATTCGAAIGGVLGVCGGPIGVAVGIAAGAAVGAAVGALTISVSKNCHIQ, encoded by the exons ATGTCCGGGACAAAATTTGCCG GGTTCACAAGCGGAATAGACCCAAGGGAGAGGAGAATTATTCTAGTCGGGAAGACTGGAGTTGGGAAGAGTGCCACAGGAAACACCATCCTTGGGAGGGAGGCTTTTGAGTCAGACCTGTCTCCATCTTCCCTGACGGCAGAATGCCACAAAGCCAGAGGGGTCGTTAACGGTTGCAATGTGGCCGTTATTGACACTCCAGGATTGTTTGACACAAACTTTACTCAAGAGGACGTGTTGAAGAAAATCAAGATGTGCATCTCTCTGTGCGCTCCGGGTCCTCACGCCTTCCTGGTGGTTCTTGAGTTGGGCAGGTTCACGCAGGAGGAGAAGGATACCGTCAAGATGATCCAGGACACCTTTGGAGAAGATGCTCAGAGGTACACAATGGTGCTGTTTACTCATGGAGACCAGCTGAAGGATCAGACCattgaaaactttatttcagaGAGCTTAGACCTGCGAGCCCTGATTGACAAGTGCCAGAGCAGATACCACGTCTTCAACAACGAGATCAAAGATCTAAAGCAGACCTACTTGCTTTTAGACAAGATTGAAGAGATGGTTGCGGCCAATGGCGGAGGGTACTACACAAATGCAATGTTCGAAAAAGCAGAGGCCGCCATATTGAAGGAAAAGGAGCGAATACTGaaggaaacagaagaacagCAGAAGAGGGAGCTGGACCAGCTCAGAGCCAAATACAGTGAAACCGTTTACCGCAGAGAGGAGACCAAGGTGATCATGCACTACCACCAGGAGGCACGCAGACGAGCTGAGAAGTCAAACGAATTCCTCACCGCACCAACAATCGCTGTGGCCACGACCTGCGGTGCCGCCATTGGAGGTGTGCTGGGTGTGTGTGGCGGACCAATCGGAGTGGCAGTCGGGAtcgctgctggagctgcagtcGGAGCTGCTGTTGGAGCTTTGACAATATCAGTTAGCAAAAATTGTCACATTCAATAA
- the mgst1.2 gene encoding microsomal glutathione S-transferase 1.2, translated as MAALIENEVFKAFATYAAIVTFKMMLMGPVTVYFRLTRGSFSNEEDVARKSDDEKKKLLKSHPDVERAQRCHHNDLENIIPFFFIGLLYALSGPDLSSALIHFRVFTASRIFHSFAYILAFPQPSRGLSYMLGMLTTLSMAYNLLSKVFVP; from the exons ATGGCTGCACTCATTGAAAACGAGGTATTCAAGGCTTTCGCCACCTATGCTGCTATTGTCACATTCAAGATGATGCTAATGGGTCCAGTGACTGTGTACTTCCGCCTCACCAGAGGG TCCTTCTCTAACGAAGAAGATGTTGCCAGAAAGTCTGATGACGAAAAGAAGAAGTTGCTGAAGAGTCATCCAGATGTGGAGCGAGCTCAAAG GTGTCACCACAACGACCTGGAGAACATCATTCCATTCTTCTTCATCGGTCTGCTTTACGCCCTGTCTGGACCCGACCTCTCCTCCGCTTTGATTCACTTCCGTGTATTCACAGCCTCTCGGATCTTCCACAGTTTTGCCTACATCCTGGCCTTTCCCCAGCCCAGCAGAGGGCTTTCCTACATGCTAGGAATGTTGACCACATTGTCCATGGCTTACAACCTGCTCAGTAAAGTTTTCGTCCCGTAG